Proteins co-encoded in one Papaver somniferum cultivar HN1 chromosome 5, ASM357369v1, whole genome shotgun sequence genomic window:
- the LOC113278570 gene encoding caffeoylshikimate esterase-like, with amino-acid sequence MDIEYREEYITNSRGVQLFSCRWLPFSSPKALVFLCHGYGMECSASMKDCGTRLASAGYGVIGIDYEGHGRSRGARCYIEKFSNIVSDCSHFFKSVCDQEEYKDIARLLYGESMGGAVALLIHKKDPNYWNGAVLVAPMCKISEKLKPHPMVVNMLTRIDIIPKWKIVPTKNVIDSAFKDPIKREEVRNNKLIYQDKPRLKTALEMLRTSMSLEDTLNEVTLPFFVLHGEADIVTDPEVSKALYVQAVSKDKTFKLYPGMWHALTSGEPDHNIEIVFSDIFSWLDKRIVDFSTTTTTAAVGPVHQNSKNPPTSEHPLEIIQVDKQQQKTRRYLCGWKGERMHNHSEM; translated from the coding sequence ATGGATATAGAGTACCGAGAGGAGTACATAACGAATTCAAGAGGAGTTCAGCTATTTAGTTGTAGGTGGTTACCTTTTTCTTCTCCAAAGGCCCTTGTCTTTCTCTGCCATGGTTATGGCATGGAATGCAGTGCTTCCATGAAAGATTGTGGGACAAGGCTAGCATCTGCAGGATATGGGGTGATAGGTATTGATTACGAAGGACATGGACGGTCAAGAGGTGCCCGTTGTTATATTGAAAAGTTCAGCAACATTGTAAGCGATTGCAGCCACTTTTTCAAATCAGTGTGTGATCAGGAAGAATACAAGGACATAGCAAGGTTGTTATATGGAGAATCGATGGGAGGAGCAGTTGCACTACTAATCCATAAAAAAGACCCGAATTACTGGAATGGTGCTGTTCTTGTCGCACCCATGTGTAAGATATCAGAGAAGCTGAAACCGCACCCGATGGTGGTTAACATGTTGACACGAATAGATATTATACCTAAATGGAAAATTGTCCCCACGAAAAATGTTATTGATTCTGCCTTTAAAGACCCAATTAAACGCGAAGAGGTGAGGAACAACAAACTGATATATCAAGACAAACCTAGGCTTAAAACAGCTCTAGAGATGCTCAGGACAAGCATGAGCCTTGAAGACACCTTAAATGAGGTAACATTACCATTCTTTGTGCTGCACGGAGAAGCAGACATAGTAACAGATCCAGAAGTGAGTAAAGCATTGTACGTGCAAGCAGTTAGTAAAGACAAGACTTTTAAGTTATATCCAGGAATGTGGCATGCTCTCACATCTGGAGAGCCCGACCACAACATTGAGATTGTCTTTTCGGACATCTTCTCTTGGCTCGACAAACGTATTGTTGACTTCAGTACTACTACCACCACTGCTGCTGTTGGCCCAGTTCATCAGAACTCTAAGAATCCTCCGACGTCTGAGCATCCCTTGGAAATCATTCAAGTAGACAAGCAACAACAAAAGACACGAAGATATCTTTGTGGGTGGAAAGGAGAACGAATGCACAATCATTCAGAAATGTAG